Proteins co-encoded in one Quercus robur chromosome 8, dhQueRobu3.1, whole genome shotgun sequence genomic window:
- the LOC126694157 gene encoding subtilisin-like protease SBT5.4: MALSFLPSLLLPLVVFFLLHTTTNGAKKSYVVYMGAQSHLFDASLQERDSVTNSHLDMLGSFVGSTVKAKDAIIYSYTRHINGFAAMLDEKEAAEIAKDPKVISVFPNLPRKLHTTRSWEFLGLTKDGQIPDSSAWKAGRYGEDVVIGTLDSGAWPESKSFQDKGYGPIPAKWRGICQPGYKDGVRCNRKLIGVRYFNKGYAATLGAPLNKSLNSARDLEGHGTHTLSTAGGNFVPHTSVLNIANGTASGGSPRARVAAYKVCWPKTEFTGGCYDADIIAAVDAAISDGVDVLSISLGATGGTEFFRDGISISSFHAVKNNIAVVCSAGNSGPILETVTNVAPWIFTVGASTTDRNLANYASLGNKKQIEGVSLSASGVPGGKFYPLISAANANIANVSTTSALLCYAGSLDPKKVKGKIVLCLRGEIARVDKGSECLRAGAVGMILANNVIDGNDLSADPHVLPASHINYTDGQIIFAYLNRTKNPTASLTDVKTLLGVKPAPFMAAFSSRGPSNIEPTILKPDITGPGVNILAAFTEAVSPTGLDNDKRRFPYSILSGTSMSCPHVAGIVGLLKTRYPLWSPSAIKSAIMTTAKTRDNTRKSILDSSTVEATPFAYGSGHVNPNSAMDPGLVYDATTEDYLNFLCARGYNDTMIRLFSQKPYSCLDTFNIEDFNYPSIAIPNIQARKVTLTRTVTNVGSPGTYKVRVRQPFAVFVTVKPRVLEFKTTGEKKTFQVIITPNFAKLGTRAGYVFGDMIWSDGKHSVRSPIAVNLAS; the protein is encoded by the exons atggccctTTCTTTTCTCCCCTCGCTTCTTTTACCCcttgttgttttctttcttttgcataCCACCACCAATGGCGCTAAAAAG TCTTATGTTGTGTACATGGGAGCACAATCGCATCTATTTGATGCTTCATTGCAAGAACGTGACAGTGTGACAAATTCTCATTTAGACATGCTTGGATCATTCGTAGGaag TACTGTGAAGGCTAAGGATGCAATCATTTACTCTTATACAAGACATATCAATGGATTTGCTGCAATGCTTGATGAGAAAGAAGCAGCAGAGATTGCAA AGGATCCAAAAGTAATATCAGTATTCCCAAACCTACCAAGAAAACTGCACACAACGCGGTCATGGGAATTTCTTGGGCTTACTAAAGATGGACAAATTCCTGATTCATCAGCATGGAAAGCAGGGAGGTATGGTGAAGACGTAGTCATTGGAACCCTTGACTCCG GTGCTTGGCCAGAATCAAAGAGCTTCCAAGATAAGGGGTACGGTCCCATCCCAGCCAAATGGCGTGGCATCTGTCAACCTGGCTATAAAGATGGAGTTCGTTGCAAcag GAAGTTGATTGGAGTTCGGTACTTCAACAAAGGTTATGCTGCAACACTCGGAGCTCCTCTTAACAAATCCCTTAACTCTGCTCGTGATCTGGAAGGCCATGGCACCCATACCTTATCTACTGCTGGTGGCAACTTTGTACCCCACACTAGTGTTCTTAACATTGCCAATGGCACTGCTTCAGGTGGATCACCAAGAGCCCGCGTGGCTGCCTACAAGGTCTGCTGGCCAAAAACTGAGTTCACTGGCGGGTGCTATGATGCAGATATCATAGCTGCCGTTGATGCTGCAATAAGTGATGGTGTTGATGTGCTCTCAATTTCTCTTGGTGCCACTGGCGGCACTGAATTTTTCAGGGATGGGATATCAATAAGTTCCTTCCATGCTGTTAAGAATAATATTGCTGTGGTTTGCTCAGCTGGCAATTCTGGACCAATTCTGGAGACTGTAACAAATGTGGCTCCATGGATTTTCACAGTTGGGGCTAGTACAACAGACAGGAATCTTGCTAACTATGCTTCTCTTGGCAACAAGAAGCAAATCGAG GGAGTAAGTCTTTCAGCTTCAGGCGTGCCAGGTGGAAAATTCTATCCATTGATCAGTGCTGCAAATGCCAATATTGCAAACGTATCCACCACATCCGC TCTGCTTTGTTATGCTGGAAGTCTTGATCCCAAAAAGGTGAAAGGCAAGATTGTGCTGTGTCTACGAGGGGAGATTGCAAGAGTTGATAAGGGCAGTGAGTGTCTTAGGGCAGGTGCTGTAGGTATGATATTGGCTAATAATGTGATTGATGGGAATGATCTTTCAGCTGATCCTCATGTGCTACCTGCTTCACATATAAACTATACTGATGGCCAAATCATATTTGCTTACCTTAACAGAACCAA GAACCCCACTGCTTCCCTTACTGATGTAAAGACACTATTAGGAGTAAAGCCAGCACCATTTATGGCTGCATTCTCATCTAGGGGACCCAGTAACATTGAGCCAACAATTCTCAAG CCTGATATCACTGGACCAGGAGTGAACATACTTGCTGCTTTCACCGAAGCAGTAAGTCCCACTGGATTAGATAATGACAAACGCCGGTTTCCTTACTCTATACTCTCTGGCACTTCCATGTCATGTCCTCATGTTGCTGGCATTGTTGGCCTTCTCAAAACACGGTACCCTCTCTGGAGTCCGTCAGCTATCAAATCTGCAATCATGACTACAG CAAAAACCCGAGATAACACCAGGAAGTCAATTCTGGACTCATCCACTGTCGAAGCGACACCATTTGCCTATGGTTCAGGACATGTGAACCCAAACAGTGCAATGGACCCTGGACTCGTTTATGACGCTACCACTGAAGATTACTTGAACTTCTTATGTGCTCGTGGCTACAATGATACCATGATCCGATTATTTTCTCAAAAGCCTTATTCATGTCTCGATACTTTCAATATAGAGGACTTCAACTACCCTTCAATTGCAATTCCTAACATCCAAGCACGCAAGGTGACTCTTACTAGAACAGTAACTAACGTTGGTTCTCCAGGCACATACAAAGTGCGTGTCAGGCAACCCTTTGCAGTTTTCGTCACTGTCAAACCTAGAGTTTTGGAGTTCAAGACAACTGGTGAAAAGAAGACCTTCCAGGTTATTATTACGCCCAATTTTGCCAAATTAGGCACTAGAGCCGGCTATGTATTTGGAGATATGATTTGGTCAGACGGCAAGCACTCAGTCAGGAGTCCTATTGCAGTGAATCTTGCTagctag
- the LOC126694031 gene encoding subtilisin-like protease SBT5.4, whose product MALSFLPSLLLSLVVFFLLHTTTNGAKKSYVVYMGAQSHVLDASLQELESVTNSHLDLLASFVRSTLKAKEAIIYSYTRHINGFAEMLDEKEATEIAKDPKVISVFPNLPRKLHTTRSWEFLGLTKKGKIPVLSAWKAGRFGEDVVIGTLDTGAWPESKSFQDKGYGPIPAKWRGICQPGHKDGVRCNRKLIGVRYFNKGYAADLGTPVNESLNSARDLDGHCSHTLSTAGGNIVPHTSILNISNGTASGGSPRARVAAYKVCWPILDTDGVCYDADIMAAVDATISDGVDVLSMSIGRTRGYEFFTDGISISSFHAVKNNIAVVCSAGNDGPTLETVTNVAPWIFTVGASTTNRNFANYVSLGNKKQIKGISLSASGVPGGKFYPVISAANGNYANTSTTSALLCFAGSLDPKKVKGKVVLCLRGENARLEKGSECLRAGAVGMILANNVTGGNDLSADPHVLPASHINYTDGQIIFAYLNRTKDPTASITDVKTLLGVEPAPFMAAFLSRGPSTIEPTILKPDITAPGVSILAAYTEAASPTGLDNDKRRFPYSVLSGTSMSCPHVAGIVGLLKTQYHHWSPSAIKSAIMTTGKTRDNTRKSILDSSTVEATPFAYGSGHVNPNSAMDPGLVYDATTEDYLNFLCARGYNDTMIRLFSQKPYSCPDTFSIEDFNYPSIAVPNIQARKVILTRTITNVGSPGTYNVRVRQPFVVFVTVKPRVLEFKTTSEKKTFQVIITPNFAKLGTRAGYVFGDMIWSDGKHSVRSPIAVNLAS is encoded by the exons atggccCTTTCTTTTCTCCCCTCGCTTCTTTTATCCcttgttgttttctttctattgCATACCACCACCAATGGCGCTAAAAAG TCTTATGTTGTGTACATGGGAGCACAATCGCATGTACTTGATGCTTCATTGCAAGAACTTGAGAGTGTGACGAATTCTCATTTAGACTTGCTTGCATCATTCGTAAGaag tACTTTGAAGGCTAAGGAAGCAATCATTTACTCTTATACAAGGCATATCAATGGCTTTGCTGAAATGCTTGATGAGAAAGAAGCAACAGAGATTGCAA AGGATCCAAAAGTAATATCAGTCTTCCCAAACCTACCAAGAAAACTGCACACAACCCGGTCATGGGAATTTCTTGGGCTtactaaaaaaggaaaaattcctGTTTTATCAGCATGGAAAGCAGGGAGGTTTGGTGAAGATGTAGTCATTGGAACCCTTGACACCG GTGCTTGGCCAGAATCAAAGAGCTTCCAAGATAAGGGGTATGGTCCCATCCCAGCCAAATGGCGTGGCATCTGTCAACCTGGCCATAAAGATGGAGTTCGTTGcaacag GAAGTTGATTGGAGTTCGGTACTTTAACAAAGGTTATGCTGCAGATTTAGGAACTCCTGTTAATGAATCCCTTAACTCTGCTCGCGATCTGGACGGCCATTGCTCCCATACCTTATCTACCGCTGGTGGTAACATTGTACCCCACACTAGTATTCTTAACATTAGCAATGGCACTGCATCAGGTGGATCACCAAGAGCCCGAGTGGCTGCCTACAAGGTCTGCTGGCCAATCCTCGATACGGATGGTGTGTGCTATGATGCAGATATCATGGCCGCCGTTGATGCTACAATAAGTGATGGTGTTGATGTGCTGTCAATGTCTATTGGTCGCACTAGGGGCTATGAATTTTTCACTGATGGGATATCAATAAGTTCCTTCCATGCTGTTAAGAATAATATTGCTGTGGTTTGCTCAGCTGGCAATGATGGACCAACTCTGGAAACTGTAACAAATGTGGCTCCATGGATTTTCACAGTTGGGGCTAGTACAACAAACAGGAATTTTGCTAATTATGTTTCTCTTGGCAACAAGAAGCAAATCAAG GGAATAAGTCTTTCAGCTTCAGGCGTACCAGGTGGAAAGTTCTATCCAGTGATCAGTGCTGCAAATGGTAATTATGCAAACACATCCACCACATCAGC TCTACTTTGTTTTGCTGGAAGTCTTGATCCCAAAAAGGTGAAAGGCAAGGTTGTGTTGTGTCTACGAGGGGAGAATGCAAGACTTGAGAAGGGCAGTGAGTGTCTTAGGGCAGGTGCTGTAGGGATGATATTGGCTAATAATGTGACTGGTGGGAATGATCTTTCAGCTGATCCTCATGTGCTACCTGCTTCACATATCAACTACACTGATGGCCAAATCATATTTGCTTACCTTAACAGAACCAA GGACCCCACTGCTTCCATTACTGATGTAAAGACACTATTAGGAGTAGAGCCAGCACCATTTATGGCTGCATTCTTGTCTAGGGGACCCAGTACCATTGAGCCAACAATTCTCA AACCTGATATCACTGCACCAGGAGTGAGCATACTTGCTGCTTACACCGAAGCAGCAAGTCCCACTGGATTAGATAATGACAAACGCCGGTTTCCTTACTCTGTACTCTCTGGCACTTCCATGTCATGTCCTCATGTTGCTGGCATTGTTGGCCTTCTCAAAACACAGTACCATCACTGGAGTCCATCAGCTATCAAATCTGCAATCATGACTACAG gaaaaaccCGAGATAACACCAGGAAGTCAATTCTGGACTCATCCACTGTCGAAGCGACACCATTTGCCTATGGTTCAGGACATGTGAACCCAAACAGTGCAATGGACCCTGGACTCGTTTATGACGCTACCACTGAAGATTACTTGAACTTCTTATGTGCTCGTGGCTACAATGATACCATGATCCGATTATTTTCTCAGAAGCCTTATTCATGTCCCGATACTTTCAGTATAGAGGACTTCAACTACCCTTCAATTGCAGTTCCTAACATCCAAGCACGCAAGGTGATTCTTACTAGAACAATAACTAACGTTGGTTCTCCAGGCACATACAATGTGCGTGTCAGGCAACCCTTTGTAGTTTTCGTCACTGTCAAACCTAGAGTTTTGGAGTTCAAGACAACTAGTGAAAAGAAGACCTTCCAGGTTATTATTACACCCAATTTTGCCAAATTAGGCACTAGAGCCGGCTATGTATTTGGAGATATGATTTGGTCAGACGGCAAGCACTCAGTCAGGAGTCCTATTGCAGTGAATCTTGCTagctag